One window of the Trifolium pratense cultivar HEN17-A07 linkage group LG2, ARS_RC_1.1, whole genome shotgun sequence genome contains the following:
- the LOC123910690 gene encoding uncharacterized protein LOC123910690, translating into MGKIGDEYVQQEEQRENNDGEEDLRRCSVVLRLFSFKCLFILFFSLSAFLSGIFWILPKHTTVISFDAKDIIKNSATVQASFRLENPVSQLIPYIERLEYDIFGEIALPNTKVAILSIHQSVAPNWSDVVFGVLSDPMNVPINPVHLSVLKSSLIELFLQQSNLTFTTPVIGNTSLFEILKFPGGLTVIPEQSASIWQIREILFNFTLHNSISEVLDKFDDFEEELRFGLQLKTDENVYVEITNAHGSTVASPVVVQASVMRGFESLMPQRLKQIAQTIRGSARKNLGLNNVVFGKVKEIRLSSFLKDTLHVYPPAPAPSPQLTDHPEPSVSPYHSPSYSPISPVTAETPCFDCEVSSPSPSIVTEHPPAYSPVASPTSYTASHTAGVPPDLSRRVPEVSHGFKLRRDEERSNKMVSHLLAPSSPSSAGGGDLRR; encoded by the exons ATGGGGAAAATTGGAGATGAATATGTGCAACAAGAAGAACAGAGGGAGAACAACGACGGTGAAGAAGATTTACGACGGTGTTCGGTGGTTCTGAGATTATTCAGTTTCAAGTGTTTATTCATTCTCTTTTTCAGTTTATCGGCTTTTCTTTCTGGAATCTTCTGGATTCTTCCTAAACACACAACTGTAATTAGCTTTGATGCTAAAGATATAATTAAGAATAGTG CTACTGTTCAGGCATCCTTCAGGCTGGAAAATCCAGTCTCACAGCTTATTCCATACATCGAAAGATTAGAATATGATATATTTGGTGAAATAGCTCTGCCAAATACAAAG GTGGCTATCCTATCCATCCACCAAAGTGTTGCACCTAATTGGTCTGACGTGGTATTTGGCGTTCTCTCTGATCCAATGAATGTTCCAATAAATCCAGTGCACTTGAGTGTCCTGAAGTCATCACTAATTGAACTGTTTCTCCAGCAATCCAACCTGACTTTCACAACACCAGTAATTGGGAACACATCTTTGTTTGAGATCTTGAAGTTTCCCGGTGGGTTAACTGTAATACCAGAGCAGTCCGCTTCTATTTGGCAGATACGCGAGATTCTATTTAATTTTACTCTTCATAACTCGATATCTGAAGTCCTGGATAAGTTTGATGACTTCGAGGAAGAATTGAGGTTTGGATTGCAACTGAAGACTGATGAG AATGTGTATGTGGAAATAACAAATGCACACGGCTCAACGGTAGCTAGTCCGGTAGTAGTGCAGGCTTCAGTAATGCGAGGTTTTGAGAGCCTTATGCCACAAAGATTGAAACAAATAGCTCAAACCATAAGAGGCTCTGCTAGAAAAAATCTCGGTCTTAATAACGTAGTTTTTGGCAAAGTCAAAGAAATCAGGTTGTCTTCTTTTTTAAAGGATACACTACATGTTTACCCACCTGCTCCTGCTCCATCCCCACAGTTAACTGATCACCCTGAGCCATCAGTTTCACCATATCATTCTCCTTCTTATTCTCCAATATCCCCAGTAACTGCCGAGACACCTTGTTTTGACTGTGAAGTATCCTCACCTTCACCATCCATTGTGACTGAGCATCCTCCAGCCTATTCTCCTGTCGCTTCCCCTACATCATATACTGCTAGCCACACAGCTGGGGTTCCTCCTGATCTGTCACGTCGTGTACCCGAGGTTTCTCATGGATTCAAGCTTCGCCGAGATGAGGAGAGATCCAATAAGATGGTGTCTCACTTGCTTGCTCCATCCTCTCCAT CTTCAGCAGGTGGCGGTGATTTGCGTAGATAA
- the LOC123910689 gene encoding probable plastid-lipid-associated protein 4, chloroplastic: MVSFFQGFSTGGGKGRDIQSLKVELYETISPLDRGAEATLEDQQRVDKIACKLEAMNCVKEPLNSDLLNGKWELLYTTSQSILQTQRPKFLRPNGKIYQAINADTLRAQNIETWPFYNQATANLLPLNSRKVAVKFDFFKIGSLIPIKSPGSGHGQLEITYLDEDLRISRGNRGNLFILKMVDPSYRVPL; the protein is encoded by the exons ATGGTTTCATTCTTCCAAGGTTTTTCCACTGGTGGTGGCAAAGGAAGGGATATCCAGAGCCTCAAAGTTGAGCTCTATGAAACAATTTCACCACTTGACCGTGGCGCAGAGGCTACTCTTGAAGATCAACAACGTGTGGACAAG ATTGCTTGTAAACTTGAGGCTATGAATTGTGTTAAGGAGCCTCTTAACTCTGATTTGCTCAATGGAAAATGGGAGCTTTTATATACAACTTCTCAATCAATTTTGCAAACACAG AGACCGAAATTCCTGCGACCAAATGGAAAGATCTACCAGGCAATTAATGCAGATACATTGAGAGCTCAGAATATAGAAACTTGGCCCTTCTACAACCAG GCCACTGCCAATTTACTGCCACTTAACTCAAGAAAGGTGGCTGTCAAGTTTGACTTCTTCAAGATTGGTAGTCTG ATACCTATAAAATCACCCGGGTCTGGTCACGGTCAATTGGAAATTACTTATTTGGATGAAGATTTGAG AATATCAAGAGGTAATAGGGGCAACTTGTTTATCTTGAAAATGGTAGATCCATCCTATAGAGTCCCTCTTTGA
- the LOC123910691 gene encoding protein FAR1-RELATED SEQUENCE 5-like, giving the protein MVKFDESLDVDSNEVSSTDSHTSDDENSSYSASSGHDRSDDGDDHGDHHDDGDDDDDDDDGNDHDFADEASIGERAVRINSMTADEIRGMDFGSVDEAYEFYYQYGKCKGFSVRKSDDKKKIGPDGSKIITNKLFVCSRQGLRDKRHISRLDRKREHRRLTRTKCTARFRVTYKADKGRFVVSVFEETHNHELTSARFVHLHPVYRKISEADRAQVDGMQSRGIRTCHIMGYMVAQKGGYGGVGFTKKDLYNYFDKKMRDIVKDGDVAASLHYLNAKSATDPMLYAEYAADTSNGRMKSLFWADGTSRSDYFCFGDVVAFDTTYKRNKYNLPLVIFSGCNHHSQTIIFGAALVSDETTETYKWVLNCFLECMENKRPKAVVTDGDGAMREAIKEVFPDSTHRLCAWHLNKNAGENVKNSGFLKGFKKAMFSNFSKDDFEEYWSEMIKENGVEGHPWVIKTYENKLLWATAYLRDKFFGRIRTTSQCEAINAIIKSYVRKKGCIFEFMQNFEQALRGYRNNELVEDFKSKFSEPVLTTQLRLIESNAAKIYTAEIFKEVKEEIMKAGELIVKHKKEIGDTKFYTLTKYCRDAYERTVVYDGDTFQCSCRLFDSRGLPCSHIFHVMKEEHVDHIPSTLVLSRWTKDAKIDYLNMVDVNDPVDSDVIELARFGAYCSVLTSFCKEASKKNGVYGDIMDDLMNLKKKYCSVEDPIGTQKSVVGDPIPVQSKGAPKKKKNDAKALRHCTHCKSTTHNARTCSDKKRKKSCNAESSVQDINSELPVDVGESSVRQKKKKCAEQPKDLCESSVAPKKKKCSELPKDLCESIVQKRNKCSVQLKERGANVSTPTHIDVTSATGQFTPMYGFQHMIPMLHPVMQQMHVPSGQHVPPAQHVTSVPHVPPLYQLYGMNVGANSTSCYGLLQQVMKSADGKQ; this is encoded by the exons ATGGTAAAATTTGATGAATCTCTAGATGTTGATTCTAATGAAGTTAGTTCAACTGATAGTCATACATCTGATGATGAGAATTCCAGCTATTCGGCATCCAGTGGGCATGATAGGTCAGATGATGGCGATGATCATGGTGACCAccatgatgatggtgatgatgatgatgatgatgatgatggcaaTGACCATGATTTTGCTGATGAAGCATCTATAGGTGAAAGAGCGGTACGTATTAATTCTATGACTGCTGATGAAATTCGTGGTATGGATTTTGGTAGTGTTGACGAagcttatgaattttattatcaatACGGTAAATGTAAAGGTTTTTCCGTTAGGAAAAGTgatgataagaaaaaaatagggCCTGATGgtagtaaaataataacaaacaagcTTTTTGTATGCAGTAGACAAGGTTTACGAGATAAGAGACACATATCTAGGTTAGATAGGAAAAGAGAGCACCGACGTTTGACACGTACGAAATGCACGGCTAGGTTTCGTGTGACATACAAAGCCGATAAGGGTAGATTTGTAGTGTCTGTGTTTGAAGAGACTCATAACCATGAATTAACATCAGCTAGGTTTGTGCACTTACACCCGGTTTATCGTAAGATTAGCGAAGCAGATAGAGCTCAGGTTGATGGTATGCAGTCACGTGGAATTAGAACTTGTCATATTATGGGGTACATGGTTGCTCAGAAGGGTGGATATGGTGGTGTTGGGTTTACGAAGAAAGatctttataattattttgataaaaaaatgcgtGATATTGTTAAAGATGGTGATGTTGCCGCATCGCTACATTATCTTAATGCAAAGTCAGCTACTGATCCCATGCTCTATGCTGAATATGCTGCTGACACTAGCAATGGACGGATGAAGTCTCTTTTTTGGGCTGATGGGACCAGTAGATCTGACTACTTCTGTTTTGGAGATGTGGTTGCATTTGACACAACATACAAGAGGAACAAATACAACCTCCCGCTGGTTATATTTTCAGGTTGTAACCACCATTCccaaacaataatttttggCGCTGCGTTGGTATCAGATGAAACCACGGAGACGTATAAGTGggtgttgaattgttttttggAGTGTATGGAAAATAAACGCCCAAAAGCTGTGGTGACAGATGGAGATGGGGCTATGAGGGAGGCTATAAAAGAGGTTTTCCCCGATTCGACTCATCGGTTATGTGCCTGGCATTTGAATAAGAATGCAGGTGAGAATGTGAAGAATTCAGGTTTTCTGAAGGGATTTAAAAAAGCCATgttctcaaatttttcaaagGATGATTTTGAAGAGTATTGGTCAGAGATGATTAAAGAAAATGGAGTTGAAGGACATCCGTGGGTTATCAAAACCTACGAGAACAAGTTACTATGGGCAACTGCATACCTGCGGGATAAGTTTTTTGGACGTATAAGAACTACGTCCCAATGTGAAGCAATCAATGCAATAATAAAGAGTTATGTAAGAAAGAAAGGATGCATCTTTGAATTTATGCAAAATTTTGAGCAGGCTCTAAGAGGCTACAGAAACAATGAACTTGTTGAAGATTTTAAGTCAAAGTTTTCAGAACCTGTGTTGACAACTCAACTACGTTTGATTGAGAGCAATGCCGCTAAAATCTATACAGCGGAGATTTTCAAAGaagtgaaagaagaaattatgaagGCCGGTGAATTGATTGTTAAGCATAAAAAGGAAATTGGAGATACAAAGTTTTATACTTTGACTAAATATTGTCGGGATGCGTATGAAAGAACAGTTGTTTACGATGGTGATACATTCCAATGTTCGTGCAGGTTGTTTGATTCTCGTGGACTTCCTTGTtctcatatttttcatgtgatgAAGGAAGAACATGTTGATCACATTCCTAGCACTTTGGTATTGTCGCGATGGACCAAGGATgctaaaattgattatttgaaCATGGTGGATGTTAATGATCCAGTTGATTCCGATGTGATTGAGCTTGCCCGTTTTGGTGCATATTGTTCTGTTCTGACATCATTTTGCAAAGAAGCTTCTAAAAAGAATGGTGTGTATGGTGACATTATGGATGACctcatgaatttaaaaaaaaaatattgcagtGTTGAGGATCCTATTGGAACACAAAAGTCAGTTGTTGGTGATCCTATCCCGGTTCAGAGTAAAGGTgctccaaagaaaaaaaagaatgacGCAAAAGCTCTCAGGCATTGTACTCATTGCAAGAGTACAACTCATAATGCGAGGACTTGTTCG gataaaaagagaaaaaaaagttgcaACGCTGAAAGTAGTGTGCAAGACATAAATTCAGAGCTACCGGTTGACGTTGGTGAAAGTAGTGTGCgacagaaaaagaagaaatgtgCAGAGCAACCGAAAGACCTTTGCGAAAGTAGTGTGGcaccaaaaaagaagaaatgttcAGAGCTACCGAAAGACCTTTGTGAAAGTATTGTGCAAAAGAGAAATAAATGTTCGGTGCAATTGAAAGAGCGTGGCGCTAATGTGTCAACACCAACACATATTGATGTTACTAGTGCGACCGGGCAATTCACTCCGATGTATGGATTTCAACATATGATTCCTATGTTACATCCGGTTATGCAACAGATGCACGTACCATCTGGACAACATGTTCCACCTGCACAACATGTAACTTCTGTACCACATGTACCACCTCTATACCAACTGTATGGAATGAATGTTGGTGCAAATTCAACTTCGTGTTATGGTCTGTTACAACAGGTGATGAAATCTGCTGATGGTAAACAATGa